One genomic segment of Thermodesulfobacterium sp. TA1 includes these proteins:
- the folE2 gene encoding GTP cyclohydrolase FolE2, producing the protein MLVRTLMKPELIDVQSLPPEEKIDIDKVGIKGFKHPVTVLDREKGLQHTVAELNLYVDLPSKFKGTHMSRFIEVINEFKGEIHVKNVIKLLKKLSQRLSAKSAHLEMFFPYFLQKKAPVTQISSLMEYQGILLASYTEGKKDLIIGAKVPVMTLCPCSKSISRFSAHNQRSLITLKVRFKKFIWLEELIEIAEYSASSPVYSLLKRPDEKFVTEVAYENPRFVEDVVRAVAKRLWEHPEVSWFFVEVENFESIHAHNAYACIERTKSEF; encoded by the coding sequence ATTTTGGTTAGAACTCTGATGAAGCCAGAACTAATTGACGTACAAAGTCTTCCTCCAGAAGAAAAGATAGATATAGACAAAGTAGGAATTAAAGGGTTTAAACATCCGGTTACAGTGCTTGACCGAGAAAAAGGGCTACAGCATACGGTAGCAGAGCTTAATCTATATGTGGACCTTCCTTCTAAGTTTAAAGGCACTCACATGAGCCGATTTATCGAGGTGATAAACGAGTTTAAAGGGGAGATTCATGTAAAAAACGTGATAAAACTTTTGAAAAAACTCTCTCAAAGACTTTCTGCTAAAAGCGCACATTTAGAGATGTTTTTTCCTTATTTTTTACAAAAAAAAGCCCCGGTTACTCAGATTTCTTCTTTGATGGAGTATCAAGGTATTTTGTTAGCCAGTTATACTGAAGGCAAGAAAGACCTGATTATAGGAGCTAAGGTTCCGGTGATGACCCTTTGCCCTTGCTCTAAATCTATCAGTCGTTTTTCAGCCCATAATCAAAGAAGCTTGATTACCCTTAAGGTACGGTTTAAAAAGTTTATTTGGTTAGAAGAGTTGATAGAAATAGCTGAATATTCAGCCTCAAGCCCGGTTTATTCTCTTTTAAAAAGACCAGATGAAAAGTTTGTTACAGAGGTCGCTTATGAAAACCCAAGGTTTGTTGAGGATGTGGTAAGGGCTGTGGCCAAACGACTTTGGGAACATCCTGAAGTAAGCTGGTTTTTTGTAGAAGTAGAAAACTTTGAGTCTATTCATGCTCATAACGCCTATGCTTGTATAGAAAGGACTAAGTCCGAGTTTTAA